A genomic stretch from Pochonia chlamydosporia 170 chromosome 4, whole genome shotgun sequence includes:
- a CDS encoding sugar transporter (similar to Neosartorya fischeri NRRL 181 XP_001261709.1): MYKIWNIYVLAAFGTIGGMLFGFDISSMSAWIGSDQYLEYFGHPGSTEQGGITASMSAGSFVGALLAGLFADWLGRRGALKVASVVWIVGAALQCSAQNVGHLIVGRVVSGFAIGITSSQVLVYLAELAPSRIRGRIVGIQQWAIEWGILIMYLISYGCSISIKTSSAFRIAWGVQAVPGLILFIALFFFPESPRWLASKDKWEEAHEILANLHASGDMSNPTVIAELEEVREAVRIAAESSHIGYLGLFAPGIWKRTLVGVSVQIWQQLLGGNIMLYYLVYIFEMSGLHGNVALTSSIIQYAIFLATTGAILPVIDRLGRRPLLISGAIICGILHFTTGGVMAVYGHHVDSVNGNDILKWSISGSPAKSVIALAYIFVGVYGLTWAPVAWIYCSEVFPLKYRAKGVGLSAAGNWIFNLALAFFVPPAFTNIQWKSYMIFGTFCIVMTVHAFFMYPETAQKSLEEIDVLFDQNIPAWRSTNAGQTFEERVAEVRRTGGIAELKRGEGAVHHEDA, translated from the exons ATGTACAAAATATGGAACATATACG TGCTTGCCGCCTTCGGCACCATAGGAGGCATGCTCTTCGGCTTCGACATCAGCTCCATGAGCGCATGGATCGGCTCAGACCAATACCTCGAATACTTTGGCCATCCCGGATCGACTGAACAGGGAGGCATCACCGCTTCCATGTCAGCGGGTTCTTTCGTGGGCGCCTTGCTTGCCGGACTTTTTGCCGACTGGCTCGGACGTCGAGGAGCCTTGAAAGTCGCGTCTGTCGTTTGGATCGTTGGCGCGGCTTTGCAGTGTTCCGCGCAGAATGTCGGCCATTTGATCGTGGGTAGAGTAGTGAGCGGCTTTGCTATTGGTATTACCAGCTCGCAGGTCCTGGTGTACTTGGCCGAGCTGGCGCCGTCTCGTATCAGAGGCAGAATCGTCGGAATCCAGCAGTGGGCTATTGAATGGG GCATTCTCATCATGTATCTCATTTCTTACGGCTgctccatcagcatcaagacTTCATCCGCCTTCCGCATAGCATGGGGCGTCCAGGCGGTGCCTGGTCTGATCCTCTTCATTGCTCTGTTCTTCTTCCCCGAATCACCAAGATGGTTAGCTTCCAAGGACAAATGGGAAGAGGCGCATGAGATCTTGGCGAATCTACATGCCTCAGGAGATATGAGTAACCCAACGGTTATCGCCGAGTTGGAAGAAGTGCGAGAGGCGGTTCGAATTGCGGCCGAATCCAGCCACATTGGCTATCTTGGCTTATTTGCGCCTGGCATTTGGAAGCGCACTCTTGTGGGTGTTAGTGTTCAGATTTGGCAGCAGCTCCTGGGAGGGAACATTATGCTGTACTACTTGGTTTACATTTTTGAAAtgagtggtctg CATGGCAATGTGGCCCTTACATCATCTATTATTCAATATGCTATTTTCCTAGCCACCACGGGCGCAATCTTGCCAGTCATTGATCGCTTAGGTCGCCGGCCGTTGCTTATCAGCGGCGCCATTATTTGCGGAATCCTTCACTTCACGACCGGTGGTGTCATGGCTGTCTACGGACATCATGTTGATAGTGTGAACG GAAACGACATATTAAAATGGTCTATTTCCGGATCGCCAGCCAAGTCGGTCATCGCCTTGGCATACATCTTTGTTGGCGTCT ATGGCTTGACCTGGGCACCAGTTGCCTGGATCTACTGCTCCGAGGTATTTCCTCTCAAATACCGAGCCAAAGGCGTCGGGCTGTCCGCCGCCGGGAATTGGAT ATTCAACCTTGCGTTGGCTTTCTTTGTTCCTCCTGCATTCACCAACATTCAGTGGAAGTCTTACATGATTTTTGGTACCTTTTGCATCGTCATGACAGTGCACGCATTCTTCATGTACCCCGAAACAGCACAGAAGTCActtgaagaaattgatgttttgtttgatCAGAACATACCAGCATGGCGAAGTACTAATGCTGGGCAGACTTTTGAGGAGAGGGTGGCAGAGGTACGTCGCACGGGAGGCATTGCCGAGTTGAAGCGTGGAGAGGGCGCCGTCCACCATGAAGACGCATGA
- a CDS encoding C6 transcription factor (similar to Cordyceps militaris CM01 XP_006672342.1), with the protein MPAPDTAPVTKQRILRPLQPALGPKLRETVLPPPRNNRTGQAVAACKECRRQKTKCSGDRPACRRCVRRCVPCQYTTNPGERHSQAIKRSYNTLQIRASAHEELFELLRHLPDTEAQAVLTKIRDGTDVATILNHVKAGDVLLQMAVSPETRFRYEFPYKSEMPEEYIRGNPYLQSLIFEATSLYGTDQSTSRSPQISPSTSSNLGSREYQSPYLKPFHAAQVIESRLSDARLSSWTAVCNDDVLMRELLSVFFRCEYHFTAAFQKDLFLEDMASGQQDFCSSLLVNVMLAYACVCYPRFVNRAEYWNPDTLVYRFLAEAKRLWELEAKEARITTIQAGVLFNVFHNLCGLDEIGQAYRVQAIDLALQIRLFDNKVEVQDPRLRHGRAFTAWALFNWETLVGFSFLFPPLLKTPPSWPLPDPSEDIGFYGEVWVMYPLSERLSSSSFGQVFKARSQFRITMNKYCQAAFSEGSQVNLDAANEFRSELRCWYDGLPAPLQPKTIVLPGHLQLHMYYHHLILTIYEPLLDVKTEREPTPTQIVADAMKHLQTLVRLYYLRHGFEAMDLFIVIPLMLAGYECIDAIDEQTSGPRLELLRSTLILIAKGLYHQRRNHYLAEALFRVIRGRMRAEELALLKNTMRLDEDEEDERREMAQAVRSHWPVSVVRKKEDMDSHILRNLVETYAHLNVEEGST; encoded by the exons ATGCCAGCTCCCGATACGGCTCCAGTAACGAAGCAGCGGATCTTGCGCCCTCTACAACCTGCACTCGGCCCAAAGCTGAGAGAAACAGTACTGCCGCCCCCGAGGAACAACAGGACGGGTCAGGCGGTAGCAGCTTGCAAAGAATGTCGCAGGCAGAAAACCAAA TGCTCTGGAGATCGCCCAGCTTGTCGACGCTGCGTCAGGCGATGCGTTCCTTGCCAGTATACCACGAACCCAGGAGAGAGGCACTCACAGGCCATCAAGCGAAGTTATAACACTTTGCAAATCCGAGCATCCGCGCATGAGGAACTGTTTGAACTTTTGAGACATCTACCAGACACCGAGGCTCAGGCCGTTTTGACAAAGATCAGAGACGGAACGGATGtggcaacaattctcaaCCATGTGAAGGCTGGGGATGTCTTGCTACAGATGGCTGTGTCGCCAGAGACTCGGTTTCGATATGAGTTCCCGTACAAATCAGAGATGCCAGAGGAATACATCCGGGGGAATCCATACCTGCAATCGCTAATTTTCGAGGCCACGTCCCTGTACGGGACAGACCAGTCCACGAGTCGCTCACCCCAAATAAGCCCTTCCACGTCATCCAATTTGGGAAGCAGGGAATACCAGAGCCCTTATCTAAAACCATTTCACGCAGCTCAAGTTATTGAATCTCGACTATCCGACGCGAGATTGTCGTCGTGGACCGCTGTCTGCAACGATGATGTTCTCATGAGAGAGCTACTTAGTGTATTCTTCCGCTGCGAATACCACTTCACGGCAGCATTCCAGAAAGATTTGTTCCTGGAAGACATGGCATCAGGGCAGCAAGACTTTTGCTCTTCGCTGCTCGTCAACGTTATGCTCGCCTATGCTTGC GTCTGCTACCCCCGATTCGTTAATCGAGCAGAGTATTGGAATCCCGATACCCTTGTCTACCGCTTTCTTGCGGAGGCCAAACGTCTATGGGAGTTGGAAGCTAAAGAAGCGCGCATCACCACAATACAAGCTGGTGTGCTCTTCAATGTCTTCCATAACTTATGCGGCTTAGACGAGATTGGACAAGCGTACAGAGTCCAAGCCATCGATTTGGCTCTTCAAATTAGGCTCTTCGACAATAAGGTGGAGGTACAAGATCCTCGACTACGGCATGGTAGGGCTTTTACAGCCTGGGCGCTATTTAACTGGGAAAC ACTTGTCGGCTTCTCATTTCTGTTCCCTCCGTTGCTCAAAAcgcctccatcttggcctcttccagATCCGTCTGAAGATATAGGCTTTTACGGTGAGGTGTGGGTTATGTATCCATTGTCTGAAAGActctcgtcgtcttcttttgGCCAAGTGTTCAAGGCAAGAAGCCAGTTTCGAATTACCATGAATAAGTATTGCCAAGCAGCCTTCTCGGAAGGCTCACAAGTAAATCTTGATGCTGCCAATGAATTCCGATCGGAGTTGAGATGTTGGTACGATGGATTACCAGCACCTCTTCAGCCAAAGACGATTGTACTACCAGGACACCTACAACTTCA CATGTATTATCATCACCTGATACTTACAATTTATGAACCTCTGCTTGACGTGAAAACAGAGCGGGAACCAACGCCAACCCAAATCGTCGCGGACGCCATGAAGCATCTCCAGACCCTCGTCCGACTGTATTATCTACGCCACGGATTCGAAGCTATGGATCTTTTCATAGTCATACCTCTCATGCTCGCAGGATACGAATGcatcgatgccattgacgagCAGACCTCCGGACCCAGGCTCGAGCTCCTGCGATCCACCCTAATCTTGATCGCAAAGGGATTGTATCATCAGCGTCGCAATCATTATTTAGCTGAGGCGCTGTTTCGTGTTATTCGGGGTCGAATGCGGGCTGAGGAGCTTGCTCTGCTGAAAAACACAATGCGGCtagatgaagacgaagaggacgagaGACGGGAAATGGCACAAGCTGTGCGAAGCCACTGGCCTGTTAGTGTGGTTAGAAAGAAGGAGGATATGGATTCTCATATTTTGAGAAACCTTGTGGAGACGTATGCTCACTTGAATGTAGAAGAAGGCTCTACGTGA
- a CDS encoding NRPS-like enzyme (similar to Metarhizium acridum CQMa 102 XP_007814251.1), protein MVQAPRLLANVIDDKARTAPDSPYLLYAESTAQVREGIYKTITWKQFANAINRAAQWLDETIPRVGSGRQTIAYSGANDARYYILIAAAAKSGHGRITPEGLATILEEIQCTAWLYTHGVPSAVEKQQSVNRGSNPETTLFALSTLLAQQVCFNKIQMLVPRFLTFFTSGVPKPIYLRNGYLSVWDSWNTIMARHSRQITYRHMVNALTVNVCAPQWLAGLAFSLAASAYFGLTTVMLPPDMTAPFDPQLIMQICQNTGANSIASPPSLIEEFYNDERARSFLKNLDFITYVGAGLNHAVGDDLAKHTHLFPVIGSTERGACLSFEPEEASMWKTFDFVPEMGCRFERVQGDQYELHIDRTPQHKLFQCGFYSFPHLESIDTAELYSPVTTENGTRRWISCGRRDDLVKLSWLAKFHATHIEDNIAMHANVGGVFVGGEGREVPYIIIEPKNHGCIGDPEGFIDKIYQLAVESVNKRDDDEIRIPRETVMLADAALPFKRTAKMTLLRKEIERDYQYHIEELYQRRRMVRAA, encoded by the exons ATGGTGCAAGCCCCGAGACTATTAGCCAACGTCATCGACGACAAAGCCAGGACTGCTCCAGATAGCCCATACCTTTTATATGCAGAGTCGACGGCACAGGTCAGGGAAGGAATATACAAGACTATTACGTGGAAACAGTTTGCCAATGCTATAAATAGAGCCGCACAATGGCTAGATGAGACAATTCCCAGGGTGGGCTCGGGTCGGCAGACGATAGCATATTCCGGGGCCAATGATGCGCGATACTACATTCTGatagcagcagcagccaagTCAGGTC ATGGGCGAATCACCCCTGAAGGGCTGGCTACGATCCTTGAAGAAATCCAATGCACTGCTTGGCTCTATACCCATGGAGTACCTAGTGCGGTTGAAAAGCAGCAAAGTGT GAATCGTGGGAGCAATCCAGAGACGACATTGTTTGCATTATCCACACTTCTGGCACAACAGGTATGCTTCAACAAGATCCAGATGTTAGTTCCACGTTTCCTAACATTTTTTACCTCAGGTGTCCCAAAACCAATCTATCTCCGCAACGGATACCTCTCGGTTTGGGATAGTTGGAATACCATCATGGCGAGGCACTCTCGACAAATTACATATCGACACATGGTCAACGCCCTGACAGTAAATGTATGCGCACCACAATGGCTGGCCGGGTTAGCATTTAGCCTCGCTGCTTCTGCCTACTTCGGGTTGACAACGGTAATGCTGCCCCCGGACATGACAGCTCCTTTCGACCCGCAACTGATTATGCAAATCTGTCAAAACACGGGCGCCAACAGTATCGCCTCACCTCCGTCCCTGATAGAGGAGTTTTATAATGATGAGAGAGCACGATCATTTCTGAAAAATCTCGACTTTATAACCTATGTTGGTGCCGGATTGAATCATGCGGTGGGCGATGACCTCGCAAAGCATACTCACCTGTTCCCTGTAATCGGATCAACCGAGCGGGGAGCCTGTCTTTCATTCGAGCCCGAGGAGGCGAGCATGTGGAAGACGTTTGATTTCGTCCCAGAGATGGGGTGCCGGTTTGAGCGAGTCCAAGGCGACCAATATGAGCTGCATATTGATCGCACGCCGCAGCATAAACTTTTCCAATGTGGCTTTTATTCCTTCCCGCACCTCGAATCCATTGATACGGCTGAACTTTATTCTCCGGTGACCACGGAAAACGGCACCAGGCGTTGGATCTCTTGTGGACGCAGAGATGACTTGGTGAAGCTGTCATGGCTGGCCAAGTTCCACGCGACACATATTGAGGATAATATCGCAATGCATGCTAACGTTGGGGGCGTTTTTGTCGGTGGTGAAGGGCGTGAGGTGCCATACATTATCATTGAGCCCAAGAACCATGGCTGCATTGGTGATCCGGAGGGTTTCATCGATAAGATCTATCAGCTTGCAGTTGAGAGTGTCAACAAAAGagacgatgacgagattCGGATTCCTAGAGAAACGGTTATGCTAGCAGACGCAGCGTTGCCGTTCAAGCGTACGGCAAAGATGACTCTTCTGAGGAAAGAGATAGAGAGGGATTACCAGTATCATATTGAGGAATTGTATCAGCGAAGGAGAATGGTGAGGGCGGCTTAG
- a CDS encoding RTA-like protein (similar to Metarhizium robertsii ARSEF 23 XP_007821182.2) — MSDRGECVRIPTFDPRKFNLSRAVLPRHYSSCRARHSLRSWGFMAFMIFGCLVEIVGYAARILLYKNPFDFLAFLIQIIFITTGPVFYTAAIYVTLSKTINHLAPQLSRFNPKFFYWIFIPADLVCLALQAAGGALSTQTSGSSNTGVDITMAGLVLQVVVISIFIAAFADYMIRYIRDPVTQALTSRVRLFLSFLAVAVVLILGRSIYRAYELSKGYRDSDLITDEGLFIGLEGVLIVIAAFSLCIGHPGLLLSPKSNVPRSTSTSDVEK, encoded by the exons ATGTCCGATCGAGGCGAGTGTGTACGGATACCGACCTTCGATCCCCGCAAATTCAATCTTTCTCGCGCTGTTCTCCCTCGCCATTATAGTTCATGTCGCGCTCGGCATTCGCTGAGAAGCTGGGGCTTCATGGCCTTTATGATCTTTGGGTGTCTGGTTGAGATTGTCGGGTACGCGGCGCGTATTCTGCTATACAAGAACCCGTTCGATTTCCTCGCCTTTTTGATTCAGATTATTTTCATCACCACGGGACCCGTATTTTACACGGCGGCAATCTATGTAACGCTGTCCAAAAC catcaaccacctcGCTCCGCAACTCTCACGCTTCAACCCCAAATTCTTCTACTGGATCTTCATCCCGGCAGATCTGGTATGCCTCGCTCTCCAGGCTGCGGGTGGCGCTCTGTCCACCCAGACGAGCGGGTCGAGTAACACTGGCGTCGACATCACCATGGCGGGCTTGGTGCTGCAGGTGGTCGTCATTTCCATCTTCATCGCTGCTTTTGCAGACTACATGATTCGATATATCCGCGATCCTGTGACGCAGGCCTTGACGTCGAGAGTCAGATTGTTCTTGTCattcttggctgtggcggttGTTTTGATTCTCGGACGATCCATCTACAGAGCATACGAGCTGAGCAAGGGCTATCGGGACTCGGATCTCATCACCGATGAGGGCCTGTTTATTGGTCTGGAAGGAGT GCTTATTGTTATCGCCGCATTTTCACTATGCATCGGCCACCCCGGCTTGTTGCTTAGCCCCAAGTCAAATGTACCACggtcgacgtcgacatcTGATGTCGAAAAATGA
- a CDS encoding amidohydrolase family protein (similar to Neosartorya fischeri NRRL 181 XP_001261531.1), producing MHGKVALEEAFALPRLHEKTRWWASLFAVNPDQHAAEMTDITDIRIKYMDKHGVGYTILSYTAPGVQDIWDPKEAQDMAVEINDYVAGAIKSHPDRFGAFATLSMHNPQEAADELKRCVTKYGFKGALVNDTQRAGADGDDMVFYDGPEWDVFWSTVTELDVPFYLHPRNPTGTQYDKLWAKRKWLIGPPLSFAQGVSLHVLGMVTNGVFDRHPKLQVVLGHLGEHIPFDMWRINHWFEDVKKPLGLDCKKTIREYFQQNIWITTSGHFSTTTLQFCMAEVGADRILFSIDYPFECFADACDWYDGVPINLVDKAKIGRDNARRLFKLPEFKDSEKHVGA from the exons ATGCACGGAAAAGTTGCTCTCGAGGAGGCTTTCGCCCTGCCTCGTCTTCACGAGAAAACCAGATGGTGGGCGTCGCTGTTTGCCGTCAACCCAGACCAGCATGCCGCTGAGATGACGGACATTACTGATATCCGTATCAAGTACATGGACAAGCACGGCGTTGGCTACACTATTCTTTCATATACTGCCCCTGGCGTCCAGGATATCTGGGACCCCAAGGAAGCGCAGGATATGGCTGTAGAGATTAATGACTACGTTGCCGGAGCTATCAAGAGCCACCCCGATCGGTTTGGTGCTTTTGC CACTCTCTCCATGCACAACCCACAAGAAGCAGCCGACGAACTGAAGCGCTGCGTCACCAAATACGGCTTCAAGGGCGCCCTCGTCAACGACACCCAACGAGCCGGAGCCGACGGCGACGACATGGTCTTCTACGACGGCCCCGAGTGGGACGTCTTCTGGTCAACCGTCACGGAGCTCGACGTCCCCTTCTACCTACACCCGCGCAACCCCACGGGCACGCAATACGACAAGCTCTGGGCCAAGCGCAAGTGGCTTATCGGCCCTCCCCTCAGCTTCGCCCAAGGCGTCTCCCTCCACGTCCTCGGCATGGTGACCAACGGCGTCTTCGACCGCCACCCCAAGCTGCAGGTCGTCCTGGGCCACTTGGGCGAGCACATTCCCTTTGACATGTGGCGCATCAACCACTGGTTCGAGGACGTCAAGAAGCCGCTTGGCCTGGACTGCAAGAAGACCATCAGGGAGTACTTCCAGCAGAATATCTGGATCACCACCAGTGGGCACTTTTCCACGACGACGCTGCAGTTTTGCATGGCGGAGGTTGGTGCGGACCGCATCTTGTTCTCTATTGACTACCCGTTTGAGTGCTTTGCCGATGCGTGTGATTGGTATGATGGTGTGCCGATCAATTTGGTGGACAAGGCTAAGATTGGGAGGGATAATGCGCGGAGGTTGTTCAAGTTGCCTGAGTTTAAGGACAGTGAGAAGCATGTTGGTGCCTAG
- a CDS encoding fungal specific transcription factor (similar to Metarhizium acridum CQMa 102 XP_007809160.1), translating into MAHSYKAAYPSDAAVSPEIVQFFEDFYRVSDIPGEHEQYVDLFTPEATFILASKKSQGNDEITTTRIGMWSVVASRKHTIYKVFPYSNTSSEFMLYGSVALGLRNGTNIDVDWAARADVVKSADGKWRMKFYQVYMDTGAITAHLK; encoded by the exons ATGGCCCACTCATACAAGGCCGCATATCCTAGTGACGCCGCAGTCTCCCCGGAAATTGTCCAATTCTTCGAGGACTTTTACCGCGTATCGGACATCCCGGGAGAGCATGAACAATATGTAGACCTATTCACACCAGAGGCAACATTTATTCTGGCTTCAAAAAAGTCACAGGGGAACGATG AAatcacgacgacgagaatCGGCATGTGGTCTGTAGTAGCATCTCGAAAACACACCATCTACAAGGTGTTTCCGTACTCCAACACATCTAGTGAATTCATGCTGTATGGATCCGTCGCCCTTGGGCTGCGTAATGgcaccaacattgacgtGGATTGGGCGGCGAGAGcagatgttgtcaagtctgctGATGGCAAGTGGAGGATGAAGTTTTATCAAGTTTATATG GACACTGGTGCGATTACGGCACATCTTAAATAA